Genomic window (Rosa chinensis cultivar Old Blush chromosome 6, RchiOBHm-V2, whole genome shotgun sequence):
ATTGCTCATAATCTTTTGCATCATGGCCTTGCAGGCACTTCTTTTCTCTAGGGCTCTTATTAGGTCtccatttctcttcttttttgcttACTAATTAGTTGTATTGTTGTAGAAGCCATTCCTCCTTATTTGTGATTTGTGTAAAGGGGCTCTGTAAAACATAGATATTCTTCCCTTCCACAATTGGATGATTTTAATCTTTATAGGGTAAGTTATACATGATCAAGATCAAACATTGTAACCTATGATCCATACTTCAGTTACCAAATAAGAGATGAATGAAATTGATATTCTTTTGCTTCATTATGAATCATGTTTTAAAATGGCCACTACGATGCGAACTCTTTCTTTAGTGTTTGAAAATGTGGCACTCTCTCTGACTATGAACTAAGATTGCGTGCATTCTTCGTCTCCCTTATGCAATATGTCAAAATCTAGTTAGTTTAAGAATCGTGGTAGTTGAATAAGCGCAATAATTTGAGACTAGGAACCTTCATATTTCATATTATATCATGTCCATCTGTTTCCATTAGTCAGAGGCATTTTCCATGCCCAACAGTTGCACATGAAATAGTACGGTATGTCAATGGCCACTGATGTCCAGCTTAAACTATAACCAATGGCGTAATAaaaattttcttcataaaaTTCTGTTTAGTTTTTTACTTCTACGCGAGTCAATCTGCATAAAGTGTTTTTCCTGGGCAGTTAAGAACACCGCTCGTGTTCCCCTTTCAACAATCTTCCCTAAGCCATCTTCCAAATTGGTTTTTCCACCCTAGAACCTTGCATCTTAAATATAGAGCTTGCAAGCTTCAAGTTCATGCATAAAAAACTATTACTGCCTCTTTCATTCTATCATCAAGAACCTCGCAATCTTATAATGGAAACCCGAAATTAGCTCCTTTTCATTTCTATCCATACGAAATTAAGACCCTAAAACATCAAATAAAGACTTCAAAAGGTAGTTCAAATAAAGACGTCATCAGACAGGCTACGGCCAGCTTACGCAATCCTTTCCTAAACTACAACAATTAAGTGGTTCTAAGTCTGTGGGCCAAGTCAATATAAGGCCATCCTTTGTATCGAGCTGCTCATGTATCATGCCACAACCTACGTATACATCTAATTGTTGATTTACACAATTCACTGACTCAGTATTGAAAAGATTTGCTCATCTCTGGACGAAGACAAGGGATTTCATACCGGTCATTTTTTCATCAGTGTCGGATTCCACTTCGTTTCTGATCGGAATCAGATGGTAGACGGAAAGGAAAATGTGCAAAGTGGATCCTCAATGGAAGGGAATCAGGTTTCTTGTCATCAAACTTGTAACCTGTGTACATCCACATTTCAGAGCTTGATAGGTGATATATTTTTCCTCAAATTGCTAGAAATTAATGAAAGCTTTATCAACTCATTTTTCCAAACAGGCTACAAAACAGCTACATATACAGTAAACATTTAAACATGAGATATTTTTCCGAAGATACTTCCGACCagaatggaaaataaaatactGAACAGCATACTTATGCTTAGTAATCTAATCAAATGCAAAAAAATTTAGTCTAAGCAGAGAGATCATGGATATTGCATGTACGATACCTTGTAGAGCTTCCATAGCAGTCAAAGCACACTTTGGATCCACAAACTCCACAAAGCATAAAACCATTGCCTTATCTCCACTCTGCTGCCCAAACACAGGGAAACTATGATCAGAAGCAATTCAAAAGCAAGACACAAATGGCAGCAAAAAAAACCATTTTCCCCAAGCAAAAAGTTTTTGCTAGTTGACACGGACAAAACCATAGCCCTATCTCAACTCTGCATCACTAAAAGGCAATGACAAGTGCAGCTGCTTTCCTCTATAAGTGGACTCTCAGTGTTAAACCTTTATGATGTCTATCAAAATTACTTGATAGAACTAGGCAAATGAGTGCACTTACACGTCTAGGCTCCTTGTGAACTACTTTGATTTCTTTAAAGCCAATGAATGGACGAAATAGATCTTCATAATAAGTTAAGGTTTGAAATGACTGGAACAAAGGAATGAAATAGCAGGTTTTGGGCAGTCATTTCCACCGCAAAGTAAAAAACAGTTATCCTGGAAATGTTGCATACCTGAAACATTCACAGGCATGCAAAAATAGACACATGAAAAGCAAAAGGATACGGCCTACTTCTCTTCTGGTACAGTCAGTGGGAAGTCCATCCACAAACAAAATGTTTGATTCCCCTTTCAGGACTGGGAGACCATCACCACTCCTTGAAGGCACAGACCTTTCTCTACTAATGTCAGTAGAAACACTCGAGCCAATGCCCACTCCagtggcatgtctttggtttAGTAAAGTCTGAGCTTGTAAAGGAGATGGAAAACCAGCCCCCGCTATTACAGCAAGACCAGGTTCACCACGAACACTAACACTCACAGCATCTACACCATAAACCCCAGGCGTCATTGACCTCATCTGCAAACAGACAGAACAACAAAATTCTTTCATACATTACAATACACGCAGAATGTATACAAAAATGTCACAAGACTCAAAGTAACTCACCGCAATATCCTGTCTCTGGTTTCGATAAGTATCTTCCAAAGGATCATATAGGCTAGACCCTGCTGTCACCCCAACACCCGAATCAGAACGAACTCTACTACCCACACTATCATCTACACCATACGGCACAGACCACGACGATTTCTGCAGTAGTCAAATAACACAATTCTTCACACATGCACAAATACTTATATCCATCCATAAGTAGCAGTTAAACTTCTTACATCTCTCAGCCGAAAATCCGAAGAATAGCTTCTCAAATCAGTAGGGGCAAAAGTGTGATTCGATAGTAACGATGGTGCTTCGGATGATAAGTAACCAGGAAAATTGGAATTTGCTACACTACCTAGCAAAATATATACACTATCGATCAAATTCTAGACACAAATCGTTCATAAAAACCCTGTGCATTATACAGAAACGATTTCATGGAGTAATTCTGAGAGTGTGAGATATGGAAATTGACCGTGATTTTGTTCGGGAAAGTGAAAAATTGGTGGCGGTGAAATTAAGGATAGGGCAAAGTGAAAAACCTCGTTCCGGCGGAGCAGCGTATCTATGGTAGGGATCCGCCATGGCTTGCAccggtttaactgagactggccGTGATGCTCCGGCGAAGCGAACAGTCCAAACTCCAAAGcgaagctcttttttttttggcaaacttTTGCTTTGGAGTACGTACTTTTGTACACACTTGGCAGTCCAGATCGAAACGACGCAGTTTGAGTGGTAGTGGTGGGAAGAAAGAGCTGGTGGCTTCTATCATAATGGATTTGTTACTGGGCATTAGCCCAGTGGGCCTATGCTGAAATGTGAGCTCAATGGAATGGGCCTCCTCAGAGAATGTTAGCGCAAATGAGGCATGGTCCAGTCCAaacagagaagaaataaatGCTGAAGAGATTACTCTTAACAAAAAGTCGAAAATTCTACGATGCACGTTAGTGCTGGGGCTTCATGTCACGGACTCACGGGACAACACTAGTGATGATATCCTAAAACTCTACTTATTATTTAGTTTTTCATTAATATTTTATAatattaaatacaaaactatttatttattctcaagataaaaactaaaaataaaagggttaattacagtttacccccctgaggtttggggtgtcatcatttcactccttctacttttaattttgactttttaccccctaaactttccaatttctcctattccatccaaattggacgtGTCTGacctttgagggctaaaatggtcatttcagcataaaaaataataataaaacatttctgttttttagtttttttttcttttttctgtttttttttttaaagagtttttttttttggtttttttttttttggtcttcaacctatacaccacaagttataataggtttataaagacaaaaaaaatactctaggtggttaaaagcggctcgctggtctacgatatttgtgatatatctccgataaagtgacgaatttaggatatatccctaataaagtgaagaaatatcagtaaaaaataatttcactttatctgtaaataaatatctataaaaaaatgattttacacatatatttcttcactttattggggatgtacaaatatttcttcactttattggggatgtacaaatatttcttcactttattggagatatatcctaaaattcttcaatttattggagatatatcacaaatatgtagaccaaaaatgattttacacagatatttcttcactttattggggatatatcataaaattcttcactttatcggagatatatcacaaatatcatacaccagcgagcggctttcaaccatctagagtatttttttttgtttttataaacctattataacttgtggtgtataggttgaagacaaaaaaaataaaaaacagaaaaaagagaaagaaaaaactcaaaaacagaaagaaaaaaaaaattatgttgaaatgacaattttagccctcaagggtcagacttagagaaattggacatggctgattgaaattggaaagtttagggggtaaaaagttaaaattaaaagtagagggggtgaaatgatgacaccccaaacctcaagggggtaaactgtaattaatccaaaataaaaagtcaaaattgTAAACTGGCTCACACAATTCATGCCCTAACTCAGCAAGGGAGTAGCTAGCTAGGGTTAAGGAGGGTCAAATGACCCTCTTGACCTTATCTTTTTTGACATAGATATCTTATATTTTTAGCTTAATATTGCTTGTAAAGTCTTTGTTGACCCTTATAACTCTGCATATTTATTTTGCTTTTCATCATCTAGTTTTTGAGTAAAACATTCATGTGCTATAGATTTGAGTCACACTTGTAATCATTTCcacctttttgtttctttctttattgAGTATAAATTTTTCACTTAAATGTAAACCCTaacttgaaagttgaaattaTATTTTTGACTCCTCTAATTACAAGTTCTGGCCACGCCATTGCAACTCAGTCAAACTAAGCCCCACAAATTTACATCGTTTATCTCTTTCTACTTCTCttagctcaagttctacccTTCCTTTGGTGGGGACTACTTTTTGGAAGAAGATGTGGAAGGTTTCTATTCCAAATAATGCTAAAGTTCTTGTCTGGAGGGTTTGTTTGGATATCTTGCCATCTCTTGTTAATTTGGAGTCGAGAAGAGTGCAGTTAGATTCTATTATGTGTATGCTTTGTGAGGATCACATGGAGTCAACTCTACATCTCTGTAGGGATTGTCCTTTTACTCAAGAAGTGTTAAAGTCTAATGTTGTTCTTAGGCAGGTATGCTACGGTCCTCAGATGGAAGGTAGTGATCTGCTCCAGTGGATGGGTTATTGTGCTAAAGATTTGTCACCAAGCGCTTTTGGGACCTACTCTTTCTTTTGTACAGTGTGTGGAAGGAGAGAAATGACCGGGTGTGGAACCAAAAGCAACAGGGACCGAGTGATGTGGTTATCGGTGCTATGACTCGATTACGCGAGTTTAGATTCCATAACATGAAAGAAAGTGGTTCTACAAGTAGAAGTATTCGACTGGTTTGCTGGAAGGTTGGGCAATACTGTTGCTCATTGTCTAGCAGCTCATGCTTGTGGTTTGTAGCAGGACTGCTTTTATTTCTCAACTCTGTCTTTTCTTCTAGTTGCAGTAGCAGTTGAACTTTGCTTTGTGTAATTCTTTTCCTAGTTCAATAAAGGGCTGACTTATGTatcgcaaaaaaaaaattgtaaaaataaaatttaaaaactttTTACGACCATGATATCTATCTAAAATTATGGGCTATATATAACATGTGATTTTTAAGCAAAAtgcattttattattttctcaCCAAAATTTTTCTATCATTTAAATGATTTTAAAATACTTCTCAAACTGACGAAACTCAAAAATCATGACACAATACTTTTTAAAGATTTTTCAAAgtcataaaataataaaattcacaaaaagaAAAGTTCAGTGTTCAGTCAATTATAACACATTCTAAGAATCATGTTTTACGGATGGTGAGCTCATATTATCCAAGGTGTATAGCCTTTGACCCTCACAttcttatgtttttattattttctttaaattaaaagtcaaatcctaTGAGACTTTATCAATACATTTGATGATAAGCTAAATGTAACCTTGTATCTATGTTGTCCGAATTCTCTTACTTGCAAATGACTATTTTAAATGTAGaatattaaatatttattttatgaaaatttatatattttcatttatttaaaata
Coding sequences:
- the LOC112174348 gene encoding uncharacterized protein LOC112174348; protein product: MADPYHRYAAPPERGSVANSNFPGYLSSEAPSLLSNHTFAPTDLRSYSSDFRLRDKSSWSVPYGVDDSVGSRVRSDSGVGVTAGSSLYDPLEDTYRNQRQDIAMRSMTPGVYGVDAVSVSVRGEPGLAVIAGAGFPSPLQAQTLLNQRHATGVGIGSSVSTDISRERSVPSRSGDGLPVLKGESNILFVDGLPTDCTRREVGHLFRPFIGFKEIKVVHKEPRRQSGDKAMVLCFVEFVDPKCALTAMEALQGYKFDDKKPDSLPLRIHFAHFPFRLPSDSDQKRSGIRH